The Myroides fluvii region GGAGCTTGCGGCTTTACATCCACAAATCGTTGTTAAATTGCCAATGACGAAAGAAGGCGTAATGGCTTGTAAATACTTTTCGTCTAAAGGAATTAAAACCAACGTTACTTTGGTATTCTCTGCTGGACAAGCTTTATTAGCTGCAAAAGCAGGAGCAACCTATGTTTCTCCTTTTATTGGACGTTTGGATGATATTTCTACTGATGGATTAGTCCTAATCGAAGAGATTCGTCAAATTTACGATAACTACGGATTTGAAACACAAATCTTAGCAGCGTCAGTTCGTCATACCATGCATATTGTTAACTGTGCTAAATTAGGTGCAGACGTAATGACAGGACCTTTATCAGCTATTTTAGGGTTACTAAAACACCCATTAACTGATAACGGATTAGCGCAATTCTTAGCGGATTACGCAAAAGGTAATCAATAACCTTTTTTAATACAAAACTTATTTACAAACATACAAACTAAAAAAAGCCAACCCGAAAAGGTTGGCTTTTTTTGTATGTTGTTCGTTGTTTGTTGTTTGTTGTTTGTTGTTTGTGCGTTGTGAACTATCGATTAAAGAAAATATTTCCTTAAATCAGAAAAATTCACCGTTAACTGTTCACCGTTCACCGTTAACTGATTACTGTTCACCGTTAACTGTCAACCGTTAACCGTTCACCGTATCCTCTCATTTCTTACCATTCAAAAACAAGAATCCAATAAGAATGAAACCAATTCCCGTAATAAGAGGAGGTTGCATATTGGATTTAACTCCTAGGAAAATCATATAGATTCCCAGTAAAATGATTGCTATAGCTAAAATACGTTGCATAGGTTGTGCGTTGTTCGTTGTTTGTTGTTTGTTGTTTGTGCGTTGTGAACTATCGATTAAAGAAAATATTTCCTTAAATCAGAAAAATTCACCGTTAACCGTTCACCGTTAACTGTTAACTGATTACTGTTCACCGTTAACTGTCAACCAATCCCTGTTAACTGTTAAGAAATAAAGGTCAAAAATATATTTAAAATCAACGCATTGATAATATCTATAAAAAACGCACCTACAAGTGGAATAATTAAAAACGCCTTATAGGAAGGGCCAAATCGATTGGTAACCGCTTGAATGTTAGCAACTGCTGTTGCTGTAGCTCCTAATCCAAATCCACAGTGTCCGGCACTGAGTACAATCGCATCATAATCTTTCCCCATCAAACGATACGTAACATAAGCCGCAAAAAAGAGCATCAGGATAACTTGAATCAATAGAATAAATAAAATAGGTAAGGCCAAATCTACAATTAGCCACAGTTTTAACGACATCAAGGCACAAGCTAAAAAGATAGATAATCCGGTGTTTCCAACAACGTCGATATTTCTACTGTGTACTTTGTATTTAAAAATATACGTTAAGCTATTTCGAATAAGTAATCCAATGAATAAACACCAAACAAAGGTGGGTAATTTGAACGAAAACTGAGCATTCCAATCCGCTAACCATTGTCCCAATACCAAGCAAATAGCTGTCATCGTTACGGTGTGCATCATGGTGGTGTAACTAATCGGAGAGAAATTTTTAGATTTGGTAATATCTTGCTCTTCTTCCTGTTTTTCAATCGCATCAGGATCAGCCTCTTTGTAGTTGTTTTTCTTGAGTAATCGATAGGCTAAAGGCCCTCCAATTGATCCTCCGAAAATAAGCCCAAAAGTAGCACAAGCCATGCCAATTTCTTTGGCTCCCAAAAGAGGATTGCCACTCACGGCAAAATCATCTGCCCAAGCACCTGCTGTTCCATGCCCCCCTGTAAGGGTAATCGATCCCGCTATTAAACCAAATCTCAAATCGAGATTGAGGACTTTTGCTAGAATTACACCTAAAGAGTTTTGGCAAATAATAAATATTGCTGCTATGACAAGAAAAATAACAAGAGATTTTCCCCCTTGAAGTAATTTAGAAAAATCCGCATTTAATCCAATAGAAGAGAAGAACACGAGCATCATGCTTTGTTGAATGGCCTCATTGAAAGTAAAATCTGTTCCTAAAAAGGAATGAG contains the following coding sequences:
- the fsa gene encoding fructose-6-phosphate aldolase gives rise to the protein MKFFIDTANLDQIKEAEALGVLDGVTTNPSLMAKEGITGAANILNHYKAICNIVEGDVSAEVISIDYEGMIKEGEELAALHPQIVVKLPMTKEGVMACKYFSSKGIKTNVTLVFSAGQALLAAKAGATYVSPFIGRLDDISTDGLVLIEEIRQIYDNYGFETQILAASVRHTMHIVNCAKLGADVMTGPLSAILGLLKHPLTDNGLAQFLADYAKGNQ
- the gltS gene encoding sodium/glutamate symporter, with the protein product MDFGIYETLMLACLVLLLGHFIVSKVNWLQKYNIPEPVVGGFLVALFTWGAHSFLGTDFTFNEAIQQSMMLVFFSSIGLNADFSKLLQGGKSLVIFLVIAAIFIICQNSLGVILAKVLNLDLRFGLIAGSITLTGGHGTAGAWADDFAVSGNPLLGAKEIGMACATFGLIFGGSIGGPLAYRLLKKNNYKEADPDAIEKQEEEQDITKSKNFSPISYTTMMHTVTMTAICLVLGQWLADWNAQFSFKLPTFVWCLFIGLLIRNSLTYIFKYKVHSRNIDVVGNTGLSIFLACALMSLKLWLIVDLALPILFILLIQVILMLFFAAYVTYRLMGKDYDAIVLSAGHCGFGLGATATAVANIQAVTNRFGPSYKAFLIIPLVGAFFIDIINALILNIFLTFIS